From Anomalospiza imberbis isolate Cuckoo-Finch-1a 21T00152 chromosome 6, ASM3175350v1, whole genome shotgun sequence, one genomic window encodes:
- the FOS gene encoding protein c-Fos gives MMYQGFAGEYEAPSSRCSSASPAGDSLTYYPSPADSFSSMGSPVNPQDFCTDLTASSASFVPTVTAISTSPDLQWLVQPTLISSVAPSQSRGHPYGVSAAAPTTYSRPAVLKAPGGRGQSIGRRGKVEQLSPEEEEKRRIRRERNKMAAAKCRNRRRELTDTLQAETDQLEEEKSALQAEIANLLKEKEKLEFILAAHRPACKMPEELCFSEELAAASAATALDLGTPSPPMTEEAAFALPLMPEAPPAVPPKETSSSGLELKAEPFDELLFSTGPREASRSVPDMDLPGASSFYPSDWESLTAGTSGELEPLCTPVVTCTPCPSTYTSTFVFTYPEAEAFPSCAAAHRKGSSSNEPSSDSLSSPTLLAL, from the exons ATGATGTATCAGGGCTTCGCCGGAGAGTACGAGGCACCGTCCTCCCGCTGCAGCAGCGCTTCCCCGGCCGGGGACAGCCTCACCTATTACCCCTCCCCGGCGGACTCATTCTCGAGCATGGGCTCGCCTGTCAACCCGCAG GACTTCTGCACCGACCTGACCGCCTCCAGCGCCAGCTTCGTGCCTACGGTGACGGCCATCTCCACCAGCCCCGACCTGCAGTGGCTGGTGCAGCCCACTCTCATCTCTTCAGTGGCCCCTTCCCAGAGCCGCGGGCACCCCTACGGCGTCTCGGCGGCCGCCCCCACCACCTACTCCCGCCCCGCAGTGCTGAAGGCGCCGGGCGGCCGCGGACAGAGCATCGGCCGCCGGGGCAAAGTCGAACAG CTGTCCccggaggaggaggaaaagagaaggatcCGCCGGGAACGGAACAAGATGGCAGCTGCCAAGTGCCGCAACCGGCGGCGGGAGCTCACCGACACGCTGCAGGCG GAGACCGaccagctggaggaggagaagtCCGCGCTGCAGGCGGAGATTGCTAACctgctgaaggagaaggagaagctgGAGTTTATCCTGGCGGCCCACCGGCCCGCCTGCAAGATGCCCGAGGAGTTGTGCTTCTCCGAggagctggcagctgccagCGCTGCTACCGCGCTGGacctgggcacccccagcccccccatGACCGAGGAGGCTGCCTTTGCTCTGCCGCTGATGCCCGAAGCGCCGCCGGCCGTGCCGCCCAAGGAGACCAGCAGCAGCGGGCTGGAGCTCAAGGCTGAGCCCTTCGACGAGCTGCTCTTCTCCACGGGGCCGCGGGAGGCCTCCCGCTCTGTGCCCGACATGGACCTGCCTGGGGCCTCCTCCTTCTACCCGTCGGACTGGGAGTCGCTGACTGCCGGGACCAGCGGTgagctggagcccctctgcacCCCTGTGGTGACCTGCACTCCGTGTCCCAGCACCTACACCTCTACCTTCGTCTTCACCTACCCCGAGGCAGAGGCTTTCCCCAGCTGCGCTGCCGCGCACcggaagggcagcagcagcaacgaGCCCTCGTCTGACTCCCTCAGCTCCCCCACCCTCCTGGCTTTGTGA
- the TMED10 gene encoding transmembrane emp24 domain-containing protein 10, which translates to MPLPPLPGRPRLGRAPLLPLLLLLLLAGPARPISFQLPGKARKCLREEIHRDTLVTGEYEISAPPGSSTGPSANLKITDSAGHILYAKEDATKGKFAFTTEDYDMFEACFESKLPVGTGRMPDQLVTLDMKHGVEAKNYEEIAKVEKLKPLEVELRRLEDLSESIVNDFAYMKKREEEMRDTNESTNTRVLYFSIFSMCCLIGLATWQVFYLRRFFKAKKLIE; encoded by the exons atgccgctgccgccgctgcccggccgCCCCCGCCTCGGGCgggccccgctcctgccgctgctcctgctgctcctgctggcgggcccggcgcggcccatctccttccagctgccGGGCAAGGCGCGGAAGTGCCTGCGGGAGGAGATCCACCGCGACACGCTGGTCACGGGCGAGTACGAGATCAGCGCCCCGCCGGGCTCCTCCACCGGACCCTCCGCCAACCTCAAG ATAACTGACTCAGCTGGGCACATCCTGTATGCCAAGGAGGATGCCACCAAGGGCAAGTTTGCCTTCACCACTGAAGACTATGATATGTTTGAGGCCTGCTTTGAGAGCAAGCTTCCTGTGG GAACAGGGAGGATGCCGGACCAGCTCGTGACTCTGGATATGAAGCATGGCGTTGAAGCAAAGAACTACGAGGAG ATTGCTAAAGTGGAGAAGTTGAAACCCCTGGAAGTAGAATTGAGGCGTTTGGAAGATCTTTCAGAGTCCATCGTTAACGACTTTGCCTATATGAAGAAACGAGAAGAGGAGATGAGGGACACAAATG AGTCTACAAACACACGGGTTCTGTACTTCAGCATCTTCTCCATGTGCTGTCTCATCGGACTGGCCACCTGGCAGGTTTTCTACCTGCGTCGCTTCTTCAAGGCCAAGAAGCTGATTGAGTAA